A section of the Streptomyces sp. CG1 genome encodes:
- a CDS encoding class I adenylate-forming enzyme family protein: MNETPHSLSSAGTLWDLVVRRAALTPDRPVLLQGDRRLTFGELRARAERVAAGLYGMGVRPGTVVAWQLPTRIETVLLSFALARLGAVQSPVIPFYRDREVGFALRESKAEFFAVPGLWRGHDHTDMARRLDARGIFEAYDDDSLPDGDPSKLPAPPAEGTSVRWIYWTSGTTSDPKGVLHTDRSLIAGGSCLAHALRLTAADVGSIAFPYAHIGGPDYLVMLLLYGFPAVMFEHFTLPDALPEYRRHRVTVAGGSTAFYSLFLAEQRRQPGEKVIPSLRLLAGGGAPKPPEVYHAVVREMDVQLTHGYGMTEVPMITMGDPRDTPENLATTEGRPPAGMEIRIVDGEIRLRGEAVCQGYLDPAQTAAAFDADGFLRTGDLGRVTDSGHLILTGRLKDVIIRKGENISAKEIEDLLAAHPAIADAAVIGLPDADRGELVCAVLEQPPDSDELTLPEIVSYLRSAGLSVHKLPERLEVVEALPRNDTLRKVLKYKLRERFSRPFA, encoded by the coding sequence GTGAACGAGACCCCGCATTCCCTGAGTTCCGCCGGCACCCTGTGGGATCTGGTCGTCCGCCGTGCCGCCCTGACCCCCGACCGCCCGGTCCTCCTCCAGGGCGACCGCCGGCTCACCTTCGGCGAGCTGCGCGCGCGTGCCGAGCGGGTGGCGGCCGGCCTGTACGGCATGGGCGTGCGCCCCGGCACGGTGGTCGCCTGGCAGCTGCCCACCCGCATCGAGACGGTCCTGCTGTCCTTCGCGCTGGCCCGTCTGGGCGCCGTACAGTCCCCGGTGATCCCCTTCTACCGGGACCGGGAGGTCGGCTTCGCGCTGCGGGAGTCGAAGGCGGAGTTCTTCGCGGTCCCGGGCCTGTGGCGGGGCCACGACCACACGGACATGGCCCGCCGCCTGGACGCGAGGGGGATCTTCGAGGCGTACGACGACGACTCCCTGCCGGACGGCGACCCGTCGAAGCTCCCCGCCCCGCCCGCCGAGGGCACCTCGGTCCGCTGGATCTACTGGACCTCGGGCACCACCTCCGACCCCAAGGGCGTGCTGCACACCGACCGCTCCCTGATCGCCGGCGGCTCCTGCCTGGCGCACGCACTGCGGCTCACGGCGGCCGACGTCGGCTCGATCGCCTTCCCGTACGCCCACATAGGCGGCCCCGACTACCTGGTGATGCTCCTGCTGTACGGCTTCCCGGCGGTGATGTTCGAGCACTTCACGCTGCCGGACGCGCTGCCGGAGTACCGGCGGCACCGGGTGACGGTGGCCGGCGGCTCCACGGCCTTCTACTCCCTGTTCCTGGCCGAGCAGCGCAGACAGCCGGGCGAGAAGGTGATCCCGTCTCTCCGGCTGCTCGCCGGGGGCGGCGCGCCCAAGCCGCCGGAGGTCTATCACGCGGTGGTCCGCGAGATGGACGTCCAGCTCACCCACGGCTACGGCATGACCGAGGTCCCGATGATCACCATGGGGGATCCGCGGGACACCCCGGAGAACCTGGCGACGACCGAGGGCCGCCCGCCCGCCGGCATGGAGATCCGGATCGTGGACGGCGAGATACGGCTGCGCGGGGAGGCCGTCTGCCAGGGCTATCTGGACCCCGCCCAGACGGCCGCCGCCTTCGACGCGGACGGCTTCCTGCGCACCGGTGACCTGGGCCGGGTGACGGACTCCGGCCACCTGATCCTCACCGGCCGGCTGAAGGACGTGATCATCCGCAAGGGCGAGAACATCTCGGCCAAGGAGATCGAGGACCTGCTCGCCGCGCATCCCGCGATAGCGGACGCGGCGGTCATCGGCCTGCCGGACGCCGACCGGGGGGAACTGGTCTGCGCGGTGCTGGAACAGCCACCGGACTCCGATGAGTTGACTCTTCCGGAGATCGTCTCCTACCTGCGCTCGGCGGGCCTGTCCGTCCACAAGCTGCCGGAGCGGCTGGAGGTGGTGGAGGCGCTGCCGCGCAACGACACGCTGCGGAAGGTGCTCAAGTACAAGCTGAGGGAGCGGTTTTCACGACCGTTCGCTTAG
- a CDS encoding acyl-CoA dehydrogenase family protein, which produces MRFQLSADQRALRAGVRELLERRFGREALRAAVDTPGRLDRELWRALGDAGFFALRQPEADGGVGLGLPETVLAFEEAGRALLPGPLVATHLAAGTVPGAAGGETVVAAVDGELVEWLDAADVVLGDTGGAAPLRSLDPLTPLHRVPAARDGAATAPLADLLTAAEQLGTAVRVGELAVQHARTREQFGQPIGAFQAVKHLCADLLVRTETARVAVYAAAVTADPADIAAARLLADEAAVHGARDCLQVHGGMGFTWEADVHLHLKRAWVRARRGGGSTESEELLAARLVA; this is translated from the coding sequence ATGCGGTTCCAACTCAGCGCGGATCAGCGGGCGTTGCGGGCGGGCGTACGGGAGCTGTTGGAGCGGCGGTTCGGACGGGAGGCGTTGCGGGCGGCCGTCGACACGCCGGGGCGGCTCGACCGGGAGCTGTGGCGGGCGCTCGGGGACGCCGGGTTCTTCGCCCTGCGGCAGCCCGAGGCGGACGGCGGGGTCGGGCTGGGGCTGCCCGAAACGGTGCTGGCCTTCGAGGAGGCGGGGCGCGCGCTGCTGCCCGGACCGCTCGTGGCGACCCACCTCGCCGCCGGGACCGTACCGGGCGCGGCCGGCGGGGAGACGGTCGTGGCTGCCGTCGACGGGGAACTGGTGGAGTGGCTGGACGCGGCGGACGTCGTCCTCGGCGACACCGGGGGCGCCGCGCCACTGCGCTCACTGGACCCGCTGACCCCCCTGCACCGCGTCCCCGCAGCCCGCGATGGAGCCGCCACAGCCCCCTTGGCCGACCTGCTCACCGCCGCCGAGCAACTCGGTACCGCCGTACGCGTCGGAGAGCTGGCCGTGCAACACGCCCGGACGCGAGAGCAGTTCGGGCAGCCGATCGGCGCCTTCCAGGCCGTCAAACACCTCTGCGCGGACCTCCTGGTGCGCACCGAGACCGCGCGTGTCGCCGTCTACGCGGCCGCTGTCACCGCCGACCCGGCCGACATCGCCGCCGCCCGCCTGCTCGCCGACGAGGCCGCCGTACACGGCGCCCGGGACTGCCTGCAGGTGCACGGCGGCATGGGTTTCACCTGGGAGGCGGACGTACACCTGCATCTGAAACGGGCCTGGGTGCGGGCCCGCCGTGGCGGCGGGAGCACGGAGAGTGAGGAACTCCTCGCGGCGCGACTGGTGGCCTGA
- a CDS encoding acyl-CoA dehydrogenase, with product MDLSCTPEEEEFRGRLREWLAKVLPTLPAGPSPDDWPGRRAYDLGWQRMLYDAGYADVHWDASPTTRLIFLEETEKAGAPYVGAGFVGLLHAGPTIAAEGTAEQRARWLPPILRGEEVWCQGFSEPGAGSDLAALRTRAWRDGDDYVVSGSKIWTSHAEVADWCELLVRTDPDVPKHQGITWLAMPMDAEGITVRPLRTLAGSAEFAEVFLDEVRVPVGNRVGAENDGWRVTMVTLSFERGTAFVGEVVACRRVLGELACAARENGRWDDPVLRRRLGRLEAEFRALWRLTQWNVSEAEASGGVPGAGGSVFKLRYSQARQELYDTAADVLGPDAFDLDRPWVLDRLSALSYTIAAGTSQIQRNIVAERILGLPKGR from the coding sequence ATGGACCTCTCCTGCACGCCCGAGGAGGAGGAGTTCCGGGGCCGGCTGCGCGAGTGGCTCGCCAAGGTGCTGCCCACCCTGCCCGCGGGGCCGTCCCCGGACGACTGGCCCGGCCGCCGCGCCTACGACCTCGGCTGGCAGCGGATGCTGTACGACGCCGGGTACGCCGACGTCCACTGGGACGCCTCACCGACCACCCGGCTGATCTTCCTGGAGGAGACCGAGAAGGCGGGCGCTCCCTATGTGGGCGCGGGCTTCGTCGGACTGCTGCACGCCGGGCCGACCATCGCCGCCGAGGGCACCGCCGAGCAGCGGGCGCGCTGGCTGCCGCCGATCCTGCGTGGCGAGGAGGTGTGGTGCCAGGGGTTCAGCGAGCCCGGTGCCGGCTCCGACCTCGCCGCGCTGCGCACGCGCGCGTGGCGCGACGGCGACGACTACGTGGTGAGCGGGTCCAAGATCTGGACCTCGCACGCCGAGGTCGCCGACTGGTGCGAACTGCTGGTCCGCACGGACCCGGACGTGCCCAAGCACCAGGGCATCACCTGGCTGGCCATGCCCATGGACGCCGAGGGCATCACCGTACGGCCGCTGCGCACGCTCGCCGGGTCGGCGGAGTTCGCCGAGGTGTTCCTGGACGAGGTCCGGGTGCCGGTCGGCAACCGGGTCGGCGCGGAGAACGACGGCTGGCGGGTGACCATGGTGACCCTGTCCTTCGAACGCGGCACGGCCTTCGTCGGCGAGGTCGTCGCCTGCCGCCGGGTCCTGGGCGAACTCGCCTGCGCCGCACGGGAGAACGGCCGCTGGGACGATCCCGTGCTGCGGCGCCGGCTCGGGCGGCTGGAGGCGGAGTTCCGGGCGCTGTGGCGGCTGACCCAGTGGAACGTGAGCGAGGCGGAGGCGAGCGGCGGGGTGCCGGGTGCCGGGGGTTCGGTGTTCAAACTCCGCTATTCGCAGGCCCGTCAGGAGCTGTACGACACCGCAGCCGACGTACTCGGCCCGGACGCCTTCGACTTGGACCGGCCGTGGGTGCTCGACCGCTTGTCCGCTCTGTCGTACACGATCGCCGCCGGCACCTCCCAGATCCAGCGCAACATCGTGGCCGAGCGGATTCTGGGCCTGCCGAAGGGGAGATGA
- a CDS encoding MarR family winged helix-turn-helix transcriptional regulator codes for MAEFTPEAGGGSTGTEQEATVPVPAAAGGGPISHAIFRLARLHRMFAGQLLRRIGLHPGQELVMMHLWELGPQRQAALVRLLDSDAATMTRTVRRLEQAGFVRRRPDPTDKRASLIEPTAASHALRREVERVWSQLEDISTAGLSDDERTAALHTLERLEQNLVQAAATPADATMER; via the coding sequence ATGGCGGAGTTCACCCCGGAAGCCGGAGGGGGTTCCACGGGAACGGAGCAGGAGGCCACCGTGCCGGTGCCGGCCGCGGCCGGCGGGGGGCCGATCAGTCACGCGATCTTTCGCCTGGCCCGCCTGCACCGCATGTTCGCCGGACAGCTGCTGCGCCGTATCGGGCTGCATCCGGGCCAGGAGCTGGTCATGATGCACCTGTGGGAACTGGGCCCCCAGCGGCAGGCTGCCCTGGTGCGCCTGCTGGACTCCGACGCCGCCACCATGACCCGCACCGTCCGGCGCCTGGAACAGGCCGGCTTCGTCCGCCGCCGCCCCGACCCCACCGACAAGCGCGCCTCGCTCATCGAACCCACAGCGGCGAGCCACGCCCTGCGCCGCGAGGTCGAGCGGGTCTGGAGCCAGCTCGAGGACATCTCGACGGCGGGCCTCTCCGACGACGAGCGCACCGCGGCCCTGCATACTCTGGAACGCCTGGAACAGAACCTCGTACAGGCCGCCGCCACTCCCGCCGACGCCACCATGGAGCGGTAA
- a CDS encoding alkene reductase has translation MTTAFDPIDLGGQRLTSRVVMAPMTRSRAHGPGAEPTELMATYYTQRAGAGLIVTEGIQPSPVGQGYPDTPGLHTTGQVQAWRTVTDAVHREGGVIFAQLMHTGRIGHPSLLPGSLVPVGPSAVAAKGQVFTHEGPKDFVTPKELSETEIRQTVADFAAAARGAIEAGFDGVEIHGANGYLIHQFLAPGSNQRTDAWGGGTEGRIRFAVEVVTAVAEAIGNHRVGLRISPGNPYNDMSEDNLGEVYSALLGRLAGLELAYLHLVEGPDRGLTASLRKAWPGTFILNPFTYPDATGPDALKLIEDGSTDMIAYGALFLANPDLPRRLAAGGPFNTPDPATFYGGDHRGYTDYPTLTA, from the coding sequence ATGACCACTGCATTCGATCCGATCGACCTGGGCGGCCAGCGCCTGACCAGCCGCGTCGTGATGGCGCCGATGACCCGCAGCCGCGCCCACGGGCCGGGCGCCGAGCCGACCGAGCTGATGGCGACCTACTACACGCAGCGCGCCGGCGCCGGGCTGATCGTCACGGAGGGCATCCAGCCGTCGCCGGTCGGCCAGGGCTACCCCGACACCCCCGGCCTGCACACCACCGGCCAGGTGCAGGCGTGGCGGACGGTGACCGACGCCGTGCACCGCGAGGGCGGCGTGATCTTCGCGCAGCTGATGCACACCGGTCGGATCGGCCACCCGAGCCTGCTCCCCGGTTCTCTGGTGCCGGTGGGCCCGTCGGCGGTGGCCGCCAAGGGCCAGGTCTTCACCCATGAGGGGCCGAAGGACTTCGTGACGCCGAAGGAACTGAGCGAGACGGAGATCCGGCAGACGGTCGCCGACTTCGCCGCCGCGGCCCGGGGCGCGATCGAGGCCGGGTTTGACGGCGTGGAGATCCACGGCGCCAACGGCTATCTGATCCACCAGTTCCTCGCGCCCGGCAGCAACCAGCGCACCGACGCCTGGGGTGGCGGCACCGAGGGCCGGATCCGCTTCGCCGTCGAGGTCGTCACGGCCGTGGCCGAGGCGATCGGCAACCACCGGGTCGGCCTGCGGATCTCGCCCGGAAACCCGTACAACGACATGTCCGAGGACAACCTGGGCGAGGTCTACTCCGCCCTGCTGGGCCGGCTCGCGGGCCTGGAGCTTGCCTATCTGCACCTGGTGGAAGGGCCGGACCGCGGCCTGACCGCGTCGCTGCGCAAGGCGTGGCCCGGCACGTTCATCCTCAACCCGTTCACGTACCCCGACGCCACCGGCCCCGACGCGCTGAAGCTGATCGAGGACGGCAGCACGGACATGATCGCCTACGGAGCCCTGTTCCTGGCCAACCCCGACCTGCCCCGCCGCCTCGCCGCCGGCGGTCCGTTCAACACCCCGGACCCGGCCACCTTCTACGGCGGCGACCACCGCGGCTACACCGACTACCCCACCCTCACCGCCTGA
- a CDS encoding amidohydrolase family protein, with protein sequence MTELPRIISVDDHVIEPAHLFETWLPARYRDRGPKPLTAGIGELAYVGGKYQITMDPAGQPTDWWIYEDLKFPYKRNIAAVGFDRDEMTLEGITREQMRRGCWDPKARLADMDLNHVEASLCFPTFPRFCGQTFAEAHDKEVALACVRAYNDWMVEEWCGDSGGRLIPLCLIPLWDVDLAVAEIRRNAERGVRAVTFSEIPTYLGLPSIHSGYWDPFFAVCQETGTVVNMHIGSSSQMPAASPDAPPAVQASLSFNNAMASMMDYLFSGVLVKFPQLKLAYSEGQMGWVPYALERADDVWEEHRAWGGVRDLIPEPPSTYYYRQIFCCFFRDKHGVASIDVVGRDNATFETDYPHVDSTFPHTKEVALDHVKGLDDETVYKLMRGNAIRMLGLDLDK encoded by the coding sequence ATGACCGAACTGCCCCGCATCATCAGCGTCGACGACCATGTGATCGAGCCCGCCCACCTCTTCGAGACCTGGCTCCCGGCCAGGTACCGGGACCGTGGGCCCAAACCGCTGACCGCCGGCATCGGGGAGCTGGCCTACGTCGGCGGCAAGTACCAGATCACCATGGACCCGGCGGGCCAGCCGACGGACTGGTGGATCTACGAGGATCTGAAGTTCCCGTACAAGCGCAACATCGCCGCCGTCGGCTTCGACCGGGACGAGATGACGCTGGAGGGGATCACCCGGGAGCAGATGCGGCGCGGGTGCTGGGACCCGAAGGCGCGGCTCGCCGACATGGACCTCAATCACGTCGAGGCGAGCCTCTGCTTCCCGACCTTCCCGCGTTTCTGCGGGCAGACCTTCGCCGAGGCGCACGACAAGGAGGTCGCCCTCGCCTGCGTGCGCGCCTACAACGACTGGATGGTCGAGGAGTGGTGCGGGGACAGCGGCGGGCGCCTGATCCCGCTGTGCCTGATCCCGCTGTGGGACGTGGACCTCGCCGTGGCCGAGATCCGGCGCAACGCCGAGCGCGGGGTGCGGGCGGTGACCTTCTCGGAGATCCCCACCTACCTCGGGCTGCCGTCCATCCACTCCGGTTACTGGGACCCGTTCTTCGCCGTCTGCCAGGAGACGGGCACGGTCGTCAACATGCACATCGGCAGCAGCTCGCAGATGCCGGCCGCCTCCCCGGACGCCCCGCCCGCCGTCCAGGCCTCGCTCAGCTTCAACAACGCGATGGCCTCGATGATGGACTACCTCTTCAGCGGGGTCCTGGTGAAGTTCCCGCAGCTCAAACTCGCCTACAGCGAAGGGCAGATGGGCTGGGTGCCGTACGCCCTGGAACGCGCCGACGACGTGTGGGAGGAGCACCGGGCCTGGGGCGGGGTCAGGGACCTGATCCCCGAGCCGCCCTCGACGTACTACTACCGGCAGATCTTCTGCTGCTTCTTCCGCGACAAGCACGGGGTCGCCTCGATCGACGTCGTCGGCCGCGACAACGCCACCTTCGAGACCGACTACCCGCACGTCGACTCGACCTTCCCGCACACCAAGGAGGTCGCCCTCGACCATGTGAAGGGCCTGGACGACGAGACCGTGTACAAGCTGATGCGGGGCAACGCCATCCGCATGCTCGGCCTGGACCTCGACAAGTGA